A genomic segment from Mus musculus strain C57BL/6J chromosome 13, GRCm38.p6 C57BL/6J encodes:
- the Cage1 gene encoding cancer-associated gene 1 protein homolog isoform X1, whose amino-acid sequence MSESETINVNGPSQDFSYSDSPFCMEASFSSSDLLQSETKNVKRGNESTHTFSEDIYSTEGSLLGDINLGNYPESEQNQPANTRLSSLRQFEPICKFHWIEAFNDEMTVEDLRGAFSYSEKPELPSQVYNDAADGSEKPDPFKEESSVESSISENKDELVPAPVRKSPRSLCLNYYRGEAQPLTEAPFVRSAVVDVGLNISQPQSFLDKENVCKNGDNSSDRENCFEQLDLRAIYKAEEPEVSSKEVQNSGEISELSVSHQEEVTEDGVDSLAITSPWSPAGIFKGSGPQDNSLRPDREVSCEGLEPLEEDMALNEALQKLKQTNKKQELQIQDLHGKNLNLENRVQELQTKVTKQHVLVDIINKLKVNIEELINDKYNVILEKNDINKKLQDLQEASAHTKKHLQESKKDKESLQLQVKKIKVHYVRLQERYIAEIQQKNRSASQCLEIEKTLSKKDEELQRLQRHKGELEKATSSALDLLKREKEIREQEFLSFQEEFQRREKESLKERRKLKSRVEKLVAQVKSLLFTCESERAQTMALQRQVEELKLENLELRQLAAKREAQACTPSFEITQSKEQLEEAVEPDITQETKGTHCNLFLNRSSCKENLELQPLKKTSPLASGIHSLLALRIGLLTCQDLATPDAELCQESKKANDIMLQRLKDCQLKKKDLDKELLKHKNRIATLKELIASEKALQAHTIEITDFDADEVKSARDAPVLLAVKLDKYHSLNEELDVLNTRYAMSIQTHMQITKLGGLLESKEDHYSRLIEENDKYRRHVGSLINKVTSYEEIIKCADQRLEISHSQIAHLEERNRHLEDLIRMPREKAKRPRPRLDNHPKSLTLISHLEGHHKECSISL is encoded by the exons ATATCAACCTTGGGAATTACCCAGAGAGTGAGCAGAATCAACCAGCTAACACTAGGCTTTCTTCCTTGAGACAATTTGAACCCATTTGCAAATTTCACTGGATAGAAGCGTTTAACGATGAAATGACAGTTGAAGACCTGAGGGGGGCGTTTTCTTACTCGGAGAAGCCAGAGTTGCCAAGCCAGGTATACAATGATGCAGCAGATGGCAGTGAAAAGCCAGATCCATTTAAGGAAGAAAGTTCAGTGGAAAGTAGCATTTCCGAAAATAAGGACGAACTTGTTCCCGCGCCAGTGAGGAAATCTCCAAGAAGTCTATGTCTAAACTACTACAGAGGAGAGGCACAGCCGCTCACAGAGGCGCCATTCGTGAGAAGTGCCGTCGTAGATGTCGGCCTCAATATCAGTCAGCCTCAAAGCTttctggataaagaaaatgtctgtAAAAATGGTGACAATTCGTCTGATAGGGAGAATTGCTTCGAGCAGCTTGACTTGAGAGCTATTTATAAAGCAGAGGAG CCTGAAGTTTCTTCAAAAGAAGTACAGAATTCTGGAGAGATTTCTGAGCTATCAGTTAGTCACCAGGAAGAAGTCACAGAAGATGGCGTTGACAGCCTCGCCATTACCTCACCGTGGTCTCCAGCTGGCATCTTCAAGGGAAGTGGGCCTCAGGACAACTCCCTGAGGCCTGATAGAGAGGTCAGCTGTGAAGGCTTAGAGCCTCTGGAAGAGGACATGGCTTTAAATGAAGCCttgcaaaaattaaaacagaCTAACAAAAAGCAGGAACTGCAGATTCAAGACCTCCATGGTAAGAACTTGAACTTAGAAAATAGGGTTCAAGAACTACAGACAAAGGTCACCAAACAGCACGTGTTGGTTGATATCATAAATAAACTAAAGGTGAACATTGAGGAGTTAATCAATGATAAATACAACGTAATCCTAGAGAAGAATGACATCAACAAGAAACTTCAGGATCTGCAGGAAGCTTCGGCTCACACCAAAAAGCACCTTCAGGAATCcaagaaagacaaggagagcCTCCAGCTCCAGGTGAAAAAGATTAAGGTCCATTACGTGCGCTTACAGGAAAGGTATATTGCTGAGATCCAGCAGAAGAACAGATCGGCCAGTCAGTGCCTGGAGATAGAAAAGACCTTAAGCAAGAAAGACGAGGAGCTCCAGCGGCTGCAGCGCCACAAAGGGGAGCTGGAGAAGGCCACCAGTTCTGCCCTGGACTTGCTGAAGCGGGAGAAGGAGATCCGGGAACAAGAGTTCTTGTCTTTTCAGGAGGAATTCCAGAGGCGGGAAAAGGAAAGCCTGAAAGAAAGGCGGAAATTGAAGTCGAGAGTTGAGAAGCTGGTCGCTCAAGTGAAAAGCTTGCTGTTCACCTGTGAGAGCGAGAGAGCTCAAACCATGGCGCTCCAGCGGCAGGTCGAAGAGCTGAAGCTGGAGAACTTAGAACTCCGACAGCTGGCTGCGAAGAGGGAGGCCCAAGCTTGCACCCCTAGCTTTGAGATTACTCAGTCAAAGGAGCAGCTGGAGGAAGCGGTGGAGCCGGACATCACCCAG GAGACAAAGGGGACACATTGTAATTTGTTCCTGAATCGCTCTTCTTGTAAAGAAAACCTGGAGCTCCAACCTCTGAAGAAAACTTCTCCGCTGGCCTCTGGAATTCACAGCCTTTTGGCCCTGAGAATAGGACTTCTCACGTGTcag GACCTTGCCACGCCTGATGCTGAGCTTTGccaagagagtaagaaagctaaTGACATAATGCTGCAAAGACTGAAGGACTGTCAGCTTAAAAAGAAGGACTTAGATAAAGAG ctattgaaacataaaaacagaattgCGACTCTTAAAGAGTTAATTGCTAGTGAAAAGGCACTTCAAGCCCACACTATTGAG ATCACAGATTTTGATGCAGACGAGGTCAAGAGTGCCAGAGATGCGCCTGTGTTGCTGGCAGTCAAACTGGATAAATACCACAGTCTGAATGAGGAACTTGATGTCTTG AATACCAGATATGCAATGAgtatacagacacatatgcag ATTACAAAGCTGGGAGGGCTTCTGGAGAGCAAAGAAGACCACTACAGCAGACTCATTGAGGAGAATGACAAGTACCGGAGACACGTAGGCAGCCTGATAAATAAG GTAACGTCATATGAAGAAATTATCAAATGTGCTGACCAAAGACTTGAGATATCACATTCTCAGATTGCACA ctTGGAAGAGAGGAATAGACATTTAGAAGATTTAATTAGAATGcccagagagaaagccaaaaggcCAAG ACCAAGATTAGATAATCACCCAAAGTCCTTGACCTTGATAAGTCATCTTGAGGGCCACCATAAAGAATGTTCTATTTCCTTGTGA
- the Cage1 gene encoding cancer-associated gene 1 protein homolog isoform X2 has product MSESETINVNGPSQDFSYSDSPFCMEASFSSSDLLQSETKNVKRGNESTHTFSEDIYSTEGSLLGDINLGNYPESEQNQPANTRLSSLRQFEPICKFHWIEAFNDEMTVEDLRGAFSYSEKPELPSQVYNDAADGSEKPDPFKEESSVESSISENKDELVPAPVRKSPRSLCLNYYRGEAQPLTEAPFVRSAVVDVGLNISQPQSFLDKENVCKNGDNSSDRENCFEQLDLRAIYKAEEPEVSSKEVQNSGEISELSVSHQEEVTEDGVDSLAITSPWSPAGIFKGSGPQDNSLRPDREVSCEGLEPLEEDMALNEALQKLKQTNKKQELQIQDLHGKNLNLENRVQELQTKVTKQHVLVDIINKLKVNIEELINDKYNVILEKNDINKKLQDLQEASAHTKKHLQESKKDKESLQLQVKKIKVHYVRLQERYIAEIQQKNRSASQCLEIEKTLSKKDEELQRLQRHKGELEKATSSALDLLKREKEIREQEFLSFQEEFQRREKESLKERRKLKSRVEKLVAQVKSLLFTCESERAQTMALQRQVEELKLENLELRQLAAKREAQACTPSFEITQSKEQLEEAVEPDITQETKGTHCNLFLNRSSCKENLELQPLKKTSPLASGIHSLLALRIGLLTCQDLATPDAELCQESKKANDIMLQRLKDCQLKKKDLDKELLKHKNRIATLKELIASEKALQAHTIEITDFDADEVKSARDAPVLLAVKLDKYHSLNEELDVLITKLGGLLESKEDHYSRLIEENDKYRRHVGSLINKVTSYEEIIKCADQRLEISHSQIAHLEERNRHLEDLIRMPREKAKRPRPRLDNHPKSLTLISHLEGHHKECSISL; this is encoded by the exons ATATCAACCTTGGGAATTACCCAGAGAGTGAGCAGAATCAACCAGCTAACACTAGGCTTTCTTCCTTGAGACAATTTGAACCCATTTGCAAATTTCACTGGATAGAAGCGTTTAACGATGAAATGACAGTTGAAGACCTGAGGGGGGCGTTTTCTTACTCGGAGAAGCCAGAGTTGCCAAGCCAGGTATACAATGATGCAGCAGATGGCAGTGAAAAGCCAGATCCATTTAAGGAAGAAAGTTCAGTGGAAAGTAGCATTTCCGAAAATAAGGACGAACTTGTTCCCGCGCCAGTGAGGAAATCTCCAAGAAGTCTATGTCTAAACTACTACAGAGGAGAGGCACAGCCGCTCACAGAGGCGCCATTCGTGAGAAGTGCCGTCGTAGATGTCGGCCTCAATATCAGTCAGCCTCAAAGCTttctggataaagaaaatgtctgtAAAAATGGTGACAATTCGTCTGATAGGGAGAATTGCTTCGAGCAGCTTGACTTGAGAGCTATTTATAAAGCAGAGGAG CCTGAAGTTTCTTCAAAAGAAGTACAGAATTCTGGAGAGATTTCTGAGCTATCAGTTAGTCACCAGGAAGAAGTCACAGAAGATGGCGTTGACAGCCTCGCCATTACCTCACCGTGGTCTCCAGCTGGCATCTTCAAGGGAAGTGGGCCTCAGGACAACTCCCTGAGGCCTGATAGAGAGGTCAGCTGTGAAGGCTTAGAGCCTCTGGAAGAGGACATGGCTTTAAATGAAGCCttgcaaaaattaaaacagaCTAACAAAAAGCAGGAACTGCAGATTCAAGACCTCCATGGTAAGAACTTGAACTTAGAAAATAGGGTTCAAGAACTACAGACAAAGGTCACCAAACAGCACGTGTTGGTTGATATCATAAATAAACTAAAGGTGAACATTGAGGAGTTAATCAATGATAAATACAACGTAATCCTAGAGAAGAATGACATCAACAAGAAACTTCAGGATCTGCAGGAAGCTTCGGCTCACACCAAAAAGCACCTTCAGGAATCcaagaaagacaaggagagcCTCCAGCTCCAGGTGAAAAAGATTAAGGTCCATTACGTGCGCTTACAGGAAAGGTATATTGCTGAGATCCAGCAGAAGAACAGATCGGCCAGTCAGTGCCTGGAGATAGAAAAGACCTTAAGCAAGAAAGACGAGGAGCTCCAGCGGCTGCAGCGCCACAAAGGGGAGCTGGAGAAGGCCACCAGTTCTGCCCTGGACTTGCTGAAGCGGGAGAAGGAGATCCGGGAACAAGAGTTCTTGTCTTTTCAGGAGGAATTCCAGAGGCGGGAAAAGGAAAGCCTGAAAGAAAGGCGGAAATTGAAGTCGAGAGTTGAGAAGCTGGTCGCTCAAGTGAAAAGCTTGCTGTTCACCTGTGAGAGCGAGAGAGCTCAAACCATGGCGCTCCAGCGGCAGGTCGAAGAGCTGAAGCTGGAGAACTTAGAACTCCGACAGCTGGCTGCGAAGAGGGAGGCCCAAGCTTGCACCCCTAGCTTTGAGATTACTCAGTCAAAGGAGCAGCTGGAGGAAGCGGTGGAGCCGGACATCACCCAG GAGACAAAGGGGACACATTGTAATTTGTTCCTGAATCGCTCTTCTTGTAAAGAAAACCTGGAGCTCCAACCTCTGAAGAAAACTTCTCCGCTGGCCTCTGGAATTCACAGCCTTTTGGCCCTGAGAATAGGACTTCTCACGTGTcag GACCTTGCCACGCCTGATGCTGAGCTTTGccaagagagtaagaaagctaaTGACATAATGCTGCAAAGACTGAAGGACTGTCAGCTTAAAAAGAAGGACTTAGATAAAGAG ctattgaaacataaaaacagaattgCGACTCTTAAAGAGTTAATTGCTAGTGAAAAGGCACTTCAAGCCCACACTATTGAG ATCACAGATTTTGATGCAGACGAGGTCAAGAGTGCCAGAGATGCGCCTGTGTTGCTGGCAGTCAAACTGGATAAATACCACAGTCTGAATGAGGAACTTGATGTCTTG ATTACAAAGCTGGGAGGGCTTCTGGAGAGCAAAGAAGACCACTACAGCAGACTCATTGAGGAGAATGACAAGTACCGGAGACACGTAGGCAGCCTGATAAATAAG GTAACGTCATATGAAGAAATTATCAAATGTGCTGACCAAAGACTTGAGATATCACATTCTCAGATTGCACA ctTGGAAGAGAGGAATAGACATTTAGAAGATTTAATTAGAATGcccagagagaaagccaaaaggcCAAG ACCAAGATTAGATAATCACCCAAAGTCCTTGACCTTGATAAGTCATCTTGAGGGCCACCATAAAGAATGTTCTATTTCCTTGTGA
- the Cage1 gene encoding cancer-associated gene 1 protein homolog isoform X4: MSESETINVNGPSQDFSYSDSPFCMEASFSSSDLLQSETKNVKRGNESTHTFSEDIYSTEGSLLGDINLGNYPESEQNQPANTRLSSLRQFEPICKFHWIEAFNDEMTVEDLRGAFSYSEKPELPSQVYNDAADGSEKPDPFKEESSVESSISENKDELVPAPVRKSPRSLCLNYYRGEAQPLTEAPFVRSAVVDVGLNISQPQSFLDKENVCKNGDNSSDRENCFEQLDLRAIYKAEEPEVSSKEVQNSGEISELSVSHQEEVTEDGVDSLAITSPWSPAGIFKGSGPQDNSLRPDREVSCEGLEPLEEDMALNEALQKLKQTNKKQELQIQDLHGKNLNLENRVQELQTKVTKQHVLVDIINKLKVNIEELINDKYNVILEKNDINKKLQDLQEASAHTKKHLQESKKDKESLQLQVKKIKVHYVRLQERYIAEIQQKNRSASQCLEIEKTLSKKDEELQRLQRHKGELEKATSSALDLLKREKEIREQEFLSFQEEFQRREKESLKERRKLKSRVEKLVAQVKSLLFTCESERAQTMALQRQVEELKLENLELRQLAAKREAQACTPSFEITQSKEQLEEAVEPDITQETKGTHCNLFLNRSSCKENLELQPLKKTSPLASGIHSLLALRIGLLTCQDLATPDAELCQESKKANDIMLQRLKDCQLKKKDLDKELLKHKNRIATLKELIASEKALQAHTIEITKLGGLLESKEDHYSRLIEENDKYRRHVGSLINKVTSYEEIIKCADQRLEISHSQIAHLEERNRHLEDLIRMPREKAKRPRPRLDNHPKSLTLISHLEGHHKECSISL, from the exons ATATCAACCTTGGGAATTACCCAGAGAGTGAGCAGAATCAACCAGCTAACACTAGGCTTTCTTCCTTGAGACAATTTGAACCCATTTGCAAATTTCACTGGATAGAAGCGTTTAACGATGAAATGACAGTTGAAGACCTGAGGGGGGCGTTTTCTTACTCGGAGAAGCCAGAGTTGCCAAGCCAGGTATACAATGATGCAGCAGATGGCAGTGAAAAGCCAGATCCATTTAAGGAAGAAAGTTCAGTGGAAAGTAGCATTTCCGAAAATAAGGACGAACTTGTTCCCGCGCCAGTGAGGAAATCTCCAAGAAGTCTATGTCTAAACTACTACAGAGGAGAGGCACAGCCGCTCACAGAGGCGCCATTCGTGAGAAGTGCCGTCGTAGATGTCGGCCTCAATATCAGTCAGCCTCAAAGCTttctggataaagaaaatgtctgtAAAAATGGTGACAATTCGTCTGATAGGGAGAATTGCTTCGAGCAGCTTGACTTGAGAGCTATTTATAAAGCAGAGGAG CCTGAAGTTTCTTCAAAAGAAGTACAGAATTCTGGAGAGATTTCTGAGCTATCAGTTAGTCACCAGGAAGAAGTCACAGAAGATGGCGTTGACAGCCTCGCCATTACCTCACCGTGGTCTCCAGCTGGCATCTTCAAGGGAAGTGGGCCTCAGGACAACTCCCTGAGGCCTGATAGAGAGGTCAGCTGTGAAGGCTTAGAGCCTCTGGAAGAGGACATGGCTTTAAATGAAGCCttgcaaaaattaaaacagaCTAACAAAAAGCAGGAACTGCAGATTCAAGACCTCCATGGTAAGAACTTGAACTTAGAAAATAGGGTTCAAGAACTACAGACAAAGGTCACCAAACAGCACGTGTTGGTTGATATCATAAATAAACTAAAGGTGAACATTGAGGAGTTAATCAATGATAAATACAACGTAATCCTAGAGAAGAATGACATCAACAAGAAACTTCAGGATCTGCAGGAAGCTTCGGCTCACACCAAAAAGCACCTTCAGGAATCcaagaaagacaaggagagcCTCCAGCTCCAGGTGAAAAAGATTAAGGTCCATTACGTGCGCTTACAGGAAAGGTATATTGCTGAGATCCAGCAGAAGAACAGATCGGCCAGTCAGTGCCTGGAGATAGAAAAGACCTTAAGCAAGAAAGACGAGGAGCTCCAGCGGCTGCAGCGCCACAAAGGGGAGCTGGAGAAGGCCACCAGTTCTGCCCTGGACTTGCTGAAGCGGGAGAAGGAGATCCGGGAACAAGAGTTCTTGTCTTTTCAGGAGGAATTCCAGAGGCGGGAAAAGGAAAGCCTGAAAGAAAGGCGGAAATTGAAGTCGAGAGTTGAGAAGCTGGTCGCTCAAGTGAAAAGCTTGCTGTTCACCTGTGAGAGCGAGAGAGCTCAAACCATGGCGCTCCAGCGGCAGGTCGAAGAGCTGAAGCTGGAGAACTTAGAACTCCGACAGCTGGCTGCGAAGAGGGAGGCCCAAGCTTGCACCCCTAGCTTTGAGATTACTCAGTCAAAGGAGCAGCTGGAGGAAGCGGTGGAGCCGGACATCACCCAG GAGACAAAGGGGACACATTGTAATTTGTTCCTGAATCGCTCTTCTTGTAAAGAAAACCTGGAGCTCCAACCTCTGAAGAAAACTTCTCCGCTGGCCTCTGGAATTCACAGCCTTTTGGCCCTGAGAATAGGACTTCTCACGTGTcag GACCTTGCCACGCCTGATGCTGAGCTTTGccaagagagtaagaaagctaaTGACATAATGCTGCAAAGACTGAAGGACTGTCAGCTTAAAAAGAAGGACTTAGATAAAGAG ctattgaaacataaaaacagaattgCGACTCTTAAAGAGTTAATTGCTAGTGAAAAGGCACTTCAAGCCCACACTATTGAG ATTACAAAGCTGGGAGGGCTTCTGGAGAGCAAAGAAGACCACTACAGCAGACTCATTGAGGAGAATGACAAGTACCGGAGACACGTAGGCAGCCTGATAAATAAG GTAACGTCATATGAAGAAATTATCAAATGTGCTGACCAAAGACTTGAGATATCACATTCTCAGATTGCACA ctTGGAAGAGAGGAATAGACATTTAGAAGATTTAATTAGAATGcccagagagaaagccaaaaggcCAAG ACCAAGATTAGATAATCACCCAAAGTCCTTGACCTTGATAAGTCATCTTGAGGGCCACCATAAAGAATGTTCTATTTCCTTGTGA
- the Cage1 gene encoding cancer-associated gene 1 protein homolog isoform X7, giving the protein MALNEALQKLKQTNKKQELQIQDLHGKNLNLENRVQELQTKVTKQHVLVDIINKLKVNIEELINDKYNVILEKNDINKKLQDLQEASAHTKKHLQESKKDKESLQLQVKKIKVHYVRLQERYIAEIQQKNRSASQCLEIEKTLSKKDEELQRLQRHKGELEKATSSALDLLKREKEIREQEFLSFQEEFQRREKESLKERRKLKSRVEKLVAQVKSLLFTCESERAQTMALQRQVEELKLENLELRQLAAKREAQACTPSFEITQSKEQLEEAVEPDITQETKGTHCNLFLNRSSCKENLELQPLKKTSPLASGIHSLLALRIGLLTCQDLATPDAELCQESKKANDIMLQRLKDCQLKKKDLDKELLKHKNRIATLKELIASEKALQAHTIEITDFDADEVKSARDAPVLLAVKLDKYHSLNEELDVLNTRYAMSIQTHMQITKLGGLLESKEDHYSRLIEENDKYRRHVGSLINKVTSYEEIIKCADQRLEISHSQIAHLEERNRHLEDLIRMPREKAKRPRPRLDNHPKSLTLISHLEGHHKECSISL; this is encoded by the exons ATGGCTTTAAATGAAGCCttgcaaaaattaaaacagaCTAACAAAAAGCAGGAACTGCAGATTCAAGACCTCCATGGTAAGAACTTGAACTTAGAAAATAGGGTTCAAGAACTACAGACAAAGGTCACCAAACAGCACGTGTTGGTTGATATCATAAATAAACTAAAGGTGAACATTGAGGAGTTAATCAATGATAAATACAACGTAATCCTAGAGAAGAATGACATCAACAAGAAACTTCAGGATCTGCAGGAAGCTTCGGCTCACACCAAAAAGCACCTTCAGGAATCcaagaaagacaaggagagcCTCCAGCTCCAGGTGAAAAAGATTAAGGTCCATTACGTGCGCTTACAGGAAAGGTATATTGCTGAGATCCAGCAGAAGAACAGATCGGCCAGTCAGTGCCTGGAGATAGAAAAGACCTTAAGCAAGAAAGACGAGGAGCTCCAGCGGCTGCAGCGCCACAAAGGGGAGCTGGAGAAGGCCACCAGTTCTGCCCTGGACTTGCTGAAGCGGGAGAAGGAGATCCGGGAACAAGAGTTCTTGTCTTTTCAGGAGGAATTCCAGAGGCGGGAAAAGGAAAGCCTGAAAGAAAGGCGGAAATTGAAGTCGAGAGTTGAGAAGCTGGTCGCTCAAGTGAAAAGCTTGCTGTTCACCTGTGAGAGCGAGAGAGCTCAAACCATGGCGCTCCAGCGGCAGGTCGAAGAGCTGAAGCTGGAGAACTTAGAACTCCGACAGCTGGCTGCGAAGAGGGAGGCCCAAGCTTGCACCCCTAGCTTTGAGATTACTCAGTCAAAGGAGCAGCTGGAGGAAGCGGTGGAGCCGGACATCACCCAG GAGACAAAGGGGACACATTGTAATTTGTTCCTGAATCGCTCTTCTTGTAAAGAAAACCTGGAGCTCCAACCTCTGAAGAAAACTTCTCCGCTGGCCTCTGGAATTCACAGCCTTTTGGCCCTGAGAATAGGACTTCTCACGTGTcag GACCTTGCCACGCCTGATGCTGAGCTTTGccaagagagtaagaaagctaaTGACATAATGCTGCAAAGACTGAAGGACTGTCAGCTTAAAAAGAAGGACTTAGATAAAGAG ctattgaaacataaaaacagaattgCGACTCTTAAAGAGTTAATTGCTAGTGAAAAGGCACTTCAAGCCCACACTATTGAG ATCACAGATTTTGATGCAGACGAGGTCAAGAGTGCCAGAGATGCGCCTGTGTTGCTGGCAGTCAAACTGGATAAATACCACAGTCTGAATGAGGAACTTGATGTCTTG AATACCAGATATGCAATGAgtatacagacacatatgcag ATTACAAAGCTGGGAGGGCTTCTGGAGAGCAAAGAAGACCACTACAGCAGACTCATTGAGGAGAATGACAAGTACCGGAGACACGTAGGCAGCCTGATAAATAAG GTAACGTCATATGAAGAAATTATCAAATGTGCTGACCAAAGACTTGAGATATCACATTCTCAGATTGCACA ctTGGAAGAGAGGAATAGACATTTAGAAGATTTAATTAGAATGcccagagagaaagccaaaaggcCAAG ACCAAGATTAGATAATCACCCAAAGTCCTTGACCTTGATAAGTCATCTTGAGGGCCACCATAAAGAATGTTCTATTTCCTTGTGA